One Nocardia sp. BMG111209 DNA segment encodes these proteins:
- a CDS encoding Ms4533A family Cys-rich leader peptide, whose product MSSSAVPQVRHELALIAVGCLVVADVYCRA is encoded by the coding sequence GTGTCTTCGAGCGCTGTACCGCAGGTCCGCCATGAATTGGCGTTGATCGCAGTCGGCTGCCTCGTCGTCGCGGACGTCTACTGTCGCGCTTAG